DNA from Candidatus Poribacteria bacterium:
ACAGTGGTTCTCCCGTAATAGACAGTAAAGGACAGGTCATAGGAATCGTCTCCGGTGCAGTAGATCCCTACAGTTACGCTATCCCTTCAAACGTCCTGAAGTCACTACTCGTCCAGTCGGGTCCCGCTGAACCGTTGGCAGTCTGGCGAAAACAAGGATCTGTCCTTGTCTATGTACACTCCTCTCAGGGAACAAGGAACTACATTGAAGGTCACTATGACAAAGCGATCGCCGACTTTGATAGAGTCATCGAAGTAAGCCCTGAGAATGCTTATGCTTATTACAATCGAGGACTTGCCAAATTCAGGCTCGGCGATCTTGAATCTGAAAAAGGAGATGCCGAGAAAGCCAGAGGGTTATATGAGGCAGGAATTGAAGACAGCACGCAAGCCATCAAGCGAGATCCAGAAGACGCTAATGCCTACCACAACCGTGCGGGCGGAAGGTTTCGCCTTGCGCAATCAGAGACAGATACAGCAAAGAAACAGAAATACTACCAAGGTGCGATTCACGATTGGACACAGGTCATCAAACTGAATTCAGAGCATGCCGATCCGTATAACAATCTCGGTGCTGCAAAGGCATCTCTTGGTGAATCTAAGGCAGATCAAGGGAATATATCGGAGGCACAAGCATTATATGTGTCGGCGATTCAAGACTGCACACATGCGATAGAGCTGAATCCAGAGAATCCGGATCCATACATCAATCGAGGATATGCCCAGTTCCGCCTCGGTAAAACGCAAGCGGATCAGGGAGATATAACGGATGCGGAGGCATTATACATAGCGGCAGTTCAAGACTGCACACAAGCCATACAACTGAACCCAGAAAATGCCGCCGCCTACGG
Protein-coding regions in this window:
- a CDS encoding tetratricopeptide repeat protein, with translation MKTNREFLFGLLALIILCSCARAPQEMAEKNLVPAEPFKQEDVRNSIVRVGGRDSHATGFFVTRNKVATNVHVLAHREFVLIRSIDDAKNWTVEGVTAFDVKNDIAILKVAEEGTPLPLGNSDTIQRGETVSAVGYPRGKWMVSEGTLHSIRDSDKWLQMNVKISPGNSGSPVIDSKGQVIGIVSGAVDPYSYAIPSNVLKSLLVQSGPAEPLAVWRKQGSVLVYVHSSQGTRNYIEGHYDKAIADFDRVIEVSPENAYAYYNRGLAKFRLGDLESEKGDAEKARGLYEAGIEDSTQAIKRDPEDANAYHNRAGGRFRLAQSETDTAKKQKYYQGAIHDWTQVIKLNSEHADPYNNLGAAKASLGESKADQGNISEAQALYVSAIQDCTHAIELNPENPDPYINRGYAQFRLGKTQADQGDITDAEALYIAAVQDCTQAIQLNPENAAAYGNRGVARVALGNAEDAIGDFDAALRLDPENAEYFHERGLAKEALGQHKSAKADFEKAKELDPNVGQR